The Marivirga tractuosa DSM 4126 genome contains the following window.
AGGACTATTCAATTATCAGGGCACATGTTAAGGCAATCTGTGATGGGTTCCGATCTATCCTATGAAGATATGATGGAAGACAGAGAATTGAAGGAAATATATGAAGCTACAATTGTTGGCGAAGAAAAAATTGGTGATCGCACTTGTTATGTACTTGAACTAAATGCAATTGTAGAAGATGTTAGCTATCAAACAAGAAAAACCTGGGTAGATACTGAACGCTTTGTTCCGCTCAAAGAAGATCTCTTTGCCAAAAGTGGGCAATTATTAAAAAGAGTTAAGTTGGAGGATGTAAAAGAAATCGATGGGCGTTGGTACCCCACAAAAATCAATTATAAAGACATGTTAATGAGTGGAGAAGGCACTGACTTTATTGTGCTTGATATTCAGTTTAATCCTGAAATTCCAGATTACATTTTTAATAAGGCTTCTTTGAAGCGCTAGCAATATCTTGAAAAATTTGCTATTTTTATTTACATCAAAAGTAATCTATGCATTTTTTAAAAACTATCAGCTTGTACTTGTCAATTCTATTCATCATTGGCTGTTCAGAGAAAGCCATTGAAAGAGATTGTATTGATGAAAAAATGGATGAATATGAGTTGACTCCATATAAAGGAGAGACTTTGAATAGCTGTGATTTCCGCATGGAGCTTTATATTCTAGACAACAAGCAATTTTTCAATGTTTATCAGCCCTGTACTTATAATTTAACTTATCCTGAAGACTGTGATGGAAATATTGCCTGCTGTGCAGAAAATGGTGGAGAAAGGTTGACTGATTTTTATGAAAATGCGACCTACGAAGGGATAGTCGGATTTCGGAGATCAAAATGACGACTATCCGATCTTTGCGCTAAGTCTAGACTGATTCTTTTTTGATCTTCAAGGGAATCAGTACAATGCTCTCCTAAAGTCAATTAACAACCAATCTTGTCAACTCTTCTTTCATGTCTGCCACCTTCAAACTCAGTCGCTAAGAAAGTTTTTACAATAGATAATGTTTTATCATAATCAATAAAACGAGCTGGGATGCAAATGACATTAGCATTATTGTGCTGACGAGTAAGTGCAGCTAATTCATCTTCCCAAGCAATACCTGCTCGGATTCCCTGATGCTTATTGGCCGTCATAGCAACTCCATTCGCGCTTCCACAAATTAATATCCCTAATTCAAATTCACCTTTTTCAACAGCTTCTGATAACGGATGTACATGATCTGGGTAATCAACAGAGGCATCTGTATCCGGACCGAAATCTTTTACTTCATGCCCTTCTTTCTTAAGAAATTCAACCAATTGCTTTTTGTATTCAAATCCGGCATGATCGCCACCTATTGCTAATTTCATCTTTTGTGTTTTTAGTATTAAATGTTTTAAAAAAGACCTTTCAGGGTAATTTATATTTCGCTAATTCAGATTCCGGTCGGTGTGCCACCGATCGTGGGTACTACCATGGCTGGTGGCACACCAACCATCCTAGCTAAAATTTAAAATCTCATTCTTTCTCCCAAATCCTATCTAACTTGCTTTCCTGAAAATGCTCAGTCAGGATTTTTTGTTCCACTTCGTCCAATGTTTTATCTCTTCTTTCCATAACTTTCTGCGCCACTTCAAATGCTTTTTTCACTTGAAAAGTAGAGAATCCAGCTGCTCCTCCCCAAGCAAAAGAAGGAATGAAATTCCTTGGAAATCCACTTCCAAAAATGTTGGCACTAACGCCTACAACCGTTCCGGTATTAAACATCGTATTGATTCCGCATTTGGAATGGTCGCCCATCATTAAACCACAAAATTGTAAACCAGTATCTTTAAATCCGCCTTTGGCATAATCCCAAAGCTTTACATTGGCGTAATTATTTTTCAAATTGGAAGTATTGGTGTCCGCGCCTAGATTACACCATTCACCTACTACAGAGTTCCCGATAAAGCCATCATGTCCTTTACTGGAATAGCCAAAGAATACTGAATTACTTACTTCACCACCTACTTTGCAGAAAGGACCAATGGTAGAATCGCCCTTTATCTTTGCTCCCATATTCACATGCGAATTATCCAGCATAGCAAAAGGACCTTTAATAATGGCGCCTTCATGGATTTGTGCATTTTTACCTATGTAAATTGGACCGTTCTCGGCATTCAAAATTGAAGCTTTAATGGATGCTCCTTCTTCTATGAAAATATTCTTTTCTCCGTAAACGGAAGTGTGTGGATCATTGACATGTTGGGTATTTCTTCCCGCAGTGATCAATTCAAAATCACTTCTGATTTCATCTGCATTTTTCTGAAAGATATGCCAGCTCTGAGTGATCAAGTTAATATCTCCATCATATTCAGCAGCTTCTTCCAATTTTTGCTTAGGATCAAAAAATCCTATTTCTTCTTCTGTGGCGGCCGCTGAAATTAAGACACCATCTTTTTTCAAGCTTGCGCCAAGCTGAATTGCCTTTACTAGCTCAGGATTAGGGCAAACAGAGCTATTGATTAATATATTCTGAGCTTCGGTTTTTGTTGGGTATTTCTCACTTAAAGTGGGAGTTGATATATGAGACAATGATCCATCTAAATGTTTTTCCCACTTTTCACGAATAGTTAAAATTCCCACTCGAATTTCCGCTATTGGGCGCGTGAAAGTAAAGGGTTTAAGTTGATTTCTAAAGTCGGCTTGTTCTATGAGCAAATAGTTCATGTCCCAAATTTACAAGCTTCATTTTATAAATCTGAAATTCTACGAATGAATTTCAAAAGAATTGGAAACATAATTAGTCATACTTAGTCATATTATTCTGTTATCTCAACATCCTCAGCTTTCACTTTGTGCACTTAGTGAAATTCTTAGAGATACTTAGTGGTTAAAAGAAACAGCCTTGGCTGTCTATTTTGTGGTCAAGGCATAAAAAAACCTCTCCGAATTTGAAATCGAAGAGGTTTTGAACTCTTTTGAAAGAAATATAAATTATTTCTTCTTGTATTTTTGGTTGAACTTCTCCACACGACCTGCAGTATCCAAGAAAATTTTCTTTCCTGTATAAAAAGGGTGAGAAGCTGAACTTACTTCTATTTTAACTACCGGATATTCTTTGCCATCTTCCATTTTGATGGTTTCGTTTGAGGACATTGTTGACCTCGTTAAGAATTTCACGTCTGCTTGAGTATCCCAGAAAACAACTTCTTTGTATTCCGGATGAGTATCTTTTTTCATAACTAATTAATTAAATTATTGATTTCCAACCAATTCTTTTAAAAGGAATGCAAAAATAAGGCAAGCATTTGTTCTTTCCAAGCCTTCCTTTATTTATCCACTCTAATATTTTAGCTATCTTGCAGCCTTAATTTATTCTATATGAGATTAATATTCACCATTGCACTTCTTTTCTCTGGATCAATCGCTTACTCTCAGGCTGTAAATGCACCACTAAATCGTGACTATTACCACCTTTTAGAGCGCTTTGAAATAAATAGTGGGAAATTTTCTGATAGTTTTCATGCTTCCATGAAGCCTTTTAACCGAAAAGAAATTGCTCAGTTTATGGATAGTTTAGATACAGATAATTTTAATAGGAGAGATAAATTTAATTATAACTACTTGAAGAATGATAGCTGGGAATGGGCAGATAGCACCAATTACAAAAACAGCAAAGGTATTTTCGGTCATATTTATAAAACCAAACCTGATTTTCTAAATGTGCATACTGAAGAATTTGATTTGCACATTAATCCTGTTCTAGCTCTTTCTGTTGGTCAAGAAAGCATCAGTGATAACAGATTATATACCAATACTCGTGGATTGGAAGTGAGAGGGTTGATTAACAATAAGCTTGGATTTTACACTTTTGTGGGAGAAAATCAAGTTGTATTTCCCAATCATGTTAATACTTATATTAGTGATTTTGATGCTGTTCCTAATGAAGGATTTTGGAAGCCTTATGGTGATAATAAACAAGGAGTAGATTTTTTCACCGCTCGTGGTTATATTTCTTTTCAAGCTACCAAAAACATCAATTTGCAATTTGGGCATGATCGGTTTTTTATCGGCAATGGAGAGCGCTCGTTAATATTAAGTGATTTCGCAACAGGCTACATGTTTTTAAAAGCCGAAACGAACATCTGGAGATTGAATTATACAAATCTGTTTGGACTTCAAACAGCTGATTTAATTTCTAGTGGGAATCAACTATCGGGTACTCGAAATAAATATCCAAGAAAATTTATGTCGCTTCATCATTTGAGTTACAATATTACCGATAACATTAATATTGGGATATTTGAAGCCATTATGTCGGGTGATTCTTCCGTGGCGCAAAATCCAATCGACCCTGTGTATTTCAATCCAATTATTTTTTACCGTGCTTTGGAACAGCAAGATGGCAGTACGGGTAATGCTTTAGTTGGTATGGATTTTAGAGCACTGTTCCTGAAGAGATTCAGCCTATACGGACAACTGGTATTAGATGAATTTTTAATTGATAATTTGCGACAAGGTGGCTGGTGGGCCAATAAATGGGCGGTTCAAGCTGGTTTGAAATATATTAACGTCTTTGAAATCCCAAATTTGGACTTGCAAGCTGAATATAATGTAGCACGGCCTTTTATGTACGCCCATGATTCTAATTTCTCGAACTATGCAAATTATAAACAGCCTTTAGCACATCCATTAGGCGCAAACTTTGAAGAATGGATAGCGACTTTGCGATATCAAATAAGTCCGAGAATTCATTTTAAAGCTCAGGCAGTGATGGCCGAATTTGGGACTGATACCACAGCTAATGCTCATTTTGGTGGGGACATTTTTAAAACTAACAATAGCCGATACAATCATATCAATCCTGATACGGGTAGCAGATGGCAGTTTGGCCACACTATTGGACAGGGGGAAAGCAATACTTTAAGGTTTGTGAAATTGAGTTTAAGCTATATGCCCTATCACAATGTTTTCATTGACCTTAATTACAGCATCCGAAATCAAGTAAGTGAGTTCGAAAATAATAATTCGGAAAACAGCTTCTTCGGTGCCTCAGTTCGGGCAAATATTCCTAAGAGAGAAAATTTGTTTTAGATAAGTTCGTTCTCCTTTCCATAATTTAACTCGTAAATTGCACTCCATTATAAGAATTGGAGTATCTCATAGCTTAGCACAGTTAATGTTAGGGCTAAAAACAATTAAAAAATACAAATGAAAACATATTTTAGAGTGCTTACTTATGCAAAACCTTTGGGCTGGTTAGCACCTCAATATTTGATATATGCATTATTTCAAACCGTATTTAGTGTCATTACATTAGGAGTGCTAACTCCCGTGTTGAACGTACTATTTATGGTGGAGACCGATGCAGCTGAAATCCCTGAGTCCATTCCTGATTTTTATTTGGGGTTACAATATTTCAAGGATGTATTTAATTATTATTTCCTTGATCTTGTACAAGAGGATCGGTTTTTAGCACTTCAATTCGTTTGCGGGATTTTAATCGTTAGTATATTTCTTTCCAACTTATTCAAATATCTGCTGGCTGTAATTTCCGCTATAGTTCGAGCAAATGTGATTTCCAATCTAAGAAATGCACTCTACGATCGCTTAATAAATATGCACATCGGCTACTATACCGAAGAACGTAAGGGTAATATCATGTCGAAAGTAATGGCAGATGTACAAGAAGTTGAAAATACAGTGGTGAATAGCTTGAAGGTGGTGGTTAAAGAACCTTTAATGTTGATTGGTTATTTTGTTGCTTTATTCTTCATATCTGCAAAGCTTACGGGCATTACATTAATTATTTTACCATTATCTGGCTTTATCATTTCTTATATTGCAATCTCGATAAAGAAAAGAGCGATAAAGAGTCAAGAAACTATTGGCAATATTTCAAATATTTTGGAAGAGACCATAGGAGGTATGCGTATCATAAAAGCATTTAATGCTATATTATTTTCTAAGAAAAGATTTGAAGGTGAGGTAGATGTTTATGCTAAAGTAAACGTAAGCATGCAAAAAAGACAAGCGCTGTCAAGCCCAACATCAGAATTTCTGGGAGTATTTGTGGTTGTAGCTGTTTTATTGATTGGAGGATCCATGATTCTTGGTGGAGAATCTGAATTAAGCGCAGGAAGCTTTATCACATTTATCGCCATTTATTCCCAATTGTTGGTGCCAGCTAAAGCATTGTCAACAGCTTTCAGTAATGTGCAACGAGGTTTGGCCTCAGCTGAAAGGATTTTTGGAATAATAGATTTAGAACCCGCTATAAAAGATAAGTCCACAGCTAAAAAATTAGTGGAATTTAAAAGGGAATTAAGCTTCAAGAATGTATCCTTTGCTTATGGAGAAGAAAAAGTATTGAATAATATCAATATCAACATTCAAAAAGGAGAAACAATAGCGTTGGTAGGTCCTTCAGGGGGAGGGAAATCTACTATGGCCGATTTGATTCCTCGTTTTTATGATCCCATCGAAGGCGAAGTACAAATTGATGGTGTTTCATTGAAGGATTTAAGAGTGGAAAGTATAAGGGAAAAAATGGGAATCGTCAGTCAAGAGTCCATTTTATTCAACGATACTATTTTTAATAATATAGCTTTTGGTAAACCTGAATGTACTTTGGAGGAAGTGATGCAAGCAGCAAAAGTAGCCAATGCTCATGAGTTTATTTCCCAAATGGAAGGTGGCTATGAAGCTAAAATGGGTGAAAGAGGAACTAAACTTTCTGGTGGGCAAAGACAAAGAATTAGCATTGCACGAGCTATTTTGAAAAATCCAGACATATTAATTTTGGACGAAGCGACCTCTGCCTTAGATTCGGAATCAGAAAAATTGGTGCAAGATGCATTAACTAATCTGATGAAAAATAGGACTTCTATAGTAATTGCACACAGATTAAGCACCATTCAGGAGGCTGATAAAATATTTGTGATGCAAGAAGGAGAAATCATAGAAGAAGGTCAACATGATGATTTGATGGCAAAGGGCGGTGTTTATAAAAAGCTGATAGAAATTCAATCCGTATCCTAAAGTCAAGCATGTAATTAATTTCCTGCAATTTGCTATTCATGTGATCTCGAAGCTTTAGTTGTTAAAATATTTCTATATTTGTTTATATTCATAATCAAAACCATCAGAACATCCTTTTTATGAAAACTTTTAGAACTATAGTTTTTGTGGCACTCCTTATCTTTCATATAGCCACAGTTGTCATAATATCAATAGGTAAGAATGACCTCAACTTTTTATTTGATTTATTTAAGCAAATGGATTTGGTTCAATACAGCTCTATTGCTGGCCTTGTTCTATTCATAGTGGTTATTTTTCTATTTAAGCAAGAAGAAAAGTCAAGAACTAAATTGAATGAAAAACATGAACAAGAAATTAATCAATTCAAAGCTAAGCTTTATGATAAAAAAGAATCTGAAAGCACTTCTCCTGTGAAAGCTCAAACTTCTAGCAATAAGGATGAAAGTTCTAAAAATGAAGCTCCAGAAGAAGATTCAACCAAAACTGACGATACTAATCCCCAATCATAATAGACCTGAATGATTAACCTTATTAAAAACGAACTAAGTTCAGCTCAAAAAACGCTGGATGATTTTTTAAACCAACCCGAGCAGTTAGCCAATATAGAAACGGCAGTAGAATTGATGGTCGAGTCCTTTAAGCAAGAAGGAAAAGTAATGAGTTGTGGTAATGGCGGGTCTCATTGCGATGCCATGCATTTTGCGGAAGAATTAAGCGGTAAATTTAGAGAAGCTCGTCCAGCAATAGCCGCCATGGCTCTTTCAGATATTAGTCATACCACTTGTGTTGGCAATGATTATGGTTTCGACTTTATTTTCAGCAGGGCTTTAGAAGCCTTAGGCAGAAAAGGAGATGTTTTACTTGCCATCAGCACTAGCGGAAATTCGAAAAATATTCTAGAAGCTTGCAAGGCTGCCAAAGCCAAAGGATTGAAGATTATTGCACTTACAGGCAAAGATGGTGGTAAACTAGCTAAAGAGTGCGATGTGGAAATCCGAGTTCCACATAATGGATATGCAGACAGAATTCAAGAAATTCACATCAAAATAATTCACATTTTTATTTTACTGATTGAAAAAAGATTAGGGTATGCTAGCTAAATCTTATGGAAGTTCAGTTTTCGGAGTAGATGCCAATGTAATTACCATAGAAGTAAATGTCAGCCAGGGCACAAAGTTTCATATGGTGGGCTTACCCGATAATGCCATTAAAGAAAGTGAACATCGTATTGATGCCGCTATAAAATACAGTGGTTATAAAATGCCGCGCCAGAAAGTTGTGGTGAATTTGGCACCTGCTGACGTGAAAAAAGAAGGTTCTGCTTATGATCTACCCATAGCATTGGGGATTTTAAGTGGATCGGAACAGATTTTCACCGAAGAATTAGGGGAATATATGATAATGGGTGAACTAGCTTTGGACGGAACGCTAAGACCCATAAAAGGGGTTTTGCCTATTGCTATAGAAGCCAGAAAGCAAGGATTCAAAGGTTTTATTCTTCCACAAGAAAATGCAGCAGAAGCTGCAATTGTTAATAATTTGGATGTAATCGGAGTTTCAAATCTTAATGAAGCCATAGGTGTGCTGGAAGGTACTTCTGACATCAAACCAGTGGAAATGGATACTCGGGATATCTTCTTCACTAATATAAACGATTATGAAGCTGATTTTGCAGATGTGCAGGGTCAGGAAAATATAAAAAGGGCATTGGAAATAGCTGCTGCTGGTGGTCATAACGTAATTATGGTTGGACCTCCAGGTGCTGGAAAAACAATGTTGGCAAAACGGTTTCCTTCTATTTTACCTCCATTGAGTTTGACTGAAGCATTAGAAACTACAAAAATCCATTCTGTAGCTGGTAGATTGGGTGCCAATGCTTCTTTGATTGCTACACGTCCATACAGGGCACCTCACCATACCATTTCTGATGTGGCTTTAGTGGGCGGTGGCGGCATTCCTCAGCCGGGTGAAATTTCATTAGCCAATAATGGCGTGTTGTTTCTTGATGAGCTTCCGGAATTCAAGCGCACGGTCTTGGAAGTGATGCGACAACCACTCGAAGAAAGGAGAGTAACGATTTCCAGAGCAAAAGTCTCGGTAGATTTTCCTGCCAATTTTATGCTATTGGCTAGTATGAATCCATGTCCATGTGGATACTATAATCATCCAGAAAAAGAATGTGTCTGCCCTCCTGGGTCTGTAAAGCGTTATTTAAATAAAGTCAGCGGACCGCTTTTGGATAGAATTGACTTGCACGTGGAAGTCACGCCAGTTTCTTTTGACCAAATGACAGCTGACCGAAAAGCAGAAAGCAGTGAGACGATCAGAACAAGAGTAATAGCAGCCAAAGAGGTACAAAAAGAGCGATTTGAGGGTTTAGAGGATATTCATTCCAATGCGTTGATGCCCTCACAAATAGTAAAGGAAGTTTGTGTAATAAATTCAGCTGGAAAGGCGTTATTAAAGAATGCCATGGAAAAATTAGGACTTTCGGCAAGAGCTTACGATAGAATTATGAAAGTATCTCGTACGATAGCCGATTTGGCAGGGAGTGAAGATATAAAGATTGAACATTTGGCGGAAGCTATACAATATAGAAGTTTAGATAGAGAGGAATGGGCAGGTTGAAGTTTGTTATAATTACAGTTATCTTATTAAATAGTGCTATCGGACTTGCCCAAGAGCTAGTTTATGATGTCACCATTCAAGGCAAACCAGTGGGCAACATGCTGGTTACGAAAAAGGCATTGGATAGTGGAAAGGTTTATTATTCAGCCGTCATGGATTTGGAATATAAGCTTTTTAGACCCACGGAAATGGTGCAATTGCATGAGGCTATTTATCAAAATGATACCTTACGCCAAGCCTATTTTGTAGAGAAAATAAATGGCGAGAAAGCCGAGGAAGCTAAAATCGAGCAATTGCTTGGCAAGAAATACTATAGGACGACAATTGACACTACCAAGGCCTGGCACGAAAAACCAGTGATAAATAGCTTGGTAAAAATGTATTTTAATCAGCCTCAAAAAAGAGATTCAGTATTCTCGGAAAGCACTCATAAATACAATAAAATAGCAAAATTACCCGAAGAGAATCGTTTTATGATGTTAGATGATGAAGGGGAAAAATCTATTTATGAATATAATGAAAAGGGTGTTTGTGTTCAGCGTAATTTCAATGTAGGTGCTGTTGAGTACGAAATAAAACTAAGTGAAAGGGAAAACTAATGTGAAAGTTGTACCCTCTTCTAATTTACTTTCTACATTTATTTCTCCACCTAAGATTTCCATTTGACTTTTCACTAAGTATAAGCCAAGTCCTTTACCTTCAACATGGGTGTGAAATCTTTTATACATACCAAATATTTTCTCTCTATTTTTCTCTAAATCAATACCTACACCATTATCGCTAAAAATGATATATTTTTTGTCGTCTTCTATTCTAGTGGTGATTTCAATTATCAACTTTCTTTTTTCTGAGCGATATTTGATGGCATTTGAAATAAGATTATAAAAAATACTGTCTATATATGTAGGATTACTTTTTATCTCCTTGAAGACACTGTTGTCAAATTGAATTTCGGCATTACTTATTTCAATTGAGTTTTTTAGAATTCTTTTGGTTTGTTCTAGTCTTTCAGATAGATCTATCCATTCTTGATTTTTTTCTGCCTCTTTTCTTAAGTCCAAAATTGCATTTAGATCTTTTATAACGGCATCCAAACTATCCCCTTCTTCCTTTATTTTAGAAACAATAGTTTGCCACTCTGACTTTTCACTATCTGGACTGATTTGCAATAAATGGGTTAATCCTAATAATCTGGCAACTGGAGCACGTAAATTATGAGCAGTCATAAAAGCATATTGCTCTAATTTTTGGACGTTTTGAGCTAATTCTGTATTCGTATCTTCCAAATCTTTGGTACGCTTAGCCACTTGCGCTTCTAAGTCATCCGTATATTCTTTTAGCTGTAAATTTTGTGCTTCTATGATCTGCTGCGCTTCGGTAAGTCTTTCATTTTTTGAGTTTAATTCCTCATTTTGAGTTAAGATTTCCTCCTGCTTTTGTTCTAATTCTGCTGTTCTTAAAGTTACTTTTCGTTCCAGTTGTTCATTTTGTTCCTGTACTAATTTTTGGCTCTGTGCCATTAAATCTAATGCATTTTGTTGTGCTTCATTTTTTTCAGTTTCTAAAAGACGATATTTATAGCCAAGAGAAACAGAAAGTAAAACAATTTCTGTTATGGCACCAAATTCTAGAACATGAGAGGTTATGGAGGTAACAGGTAAAAAACCGAGATTTCTTAAAGTATATAGCAAAACACCAACTAGATAGGCTGTCCAGGCTAACGTAAAAATACTGGCTACTTTTATCCTTTTGATCCAAAAATATATTCCGCTGAAAAGCAGTACAAGACAATTGACTACTAATGAATAGTTTGAAATTTTCAGACTAACAGAATAATCTGCGATAAATGCCATAATGATAATCAAGAGACCAACCAGCTTCATTGTTTTGAAAATCCAATCATATCGAGGGAAATATTTCCTGGTTTCCAAGAAGCTAGCAGTAAATTGATTGCCCGCTAATATCCACAGACCTATACCAAATACAATTACATGGTTTCCCCACCATGGCATATCGTACCATAAATACATGAATGCATGGCCATTGAGAGCAGAGAGTGTCAATAGGTTTCCTAAAATAATTCCTACATAATAGATGTAATTTATAGAGCGAGCTGAAAAAGCTAAAAACAAATTATAAAGGAGCATAACCAGCATTATCCCGTAGAAAATGCCGTAAAATATTTCTTCTGGGATATCATCAGAAAATAACTGTTCTTTTGGTTTTATATTTAAAGGTAGAATGATGGACCCTTTATTATTAATCTTTAAGTAAATAGTGGAGGCTTCAGTTTGATTCAGTTCTAAGGGGATTATAAAGTTTTTATGATGAATTTGGCGTTCTGAAAATTTTATGCGATCACCGAGAAAACCTTTTTCAACCAAATTATTTTCTTGTAAAATAAAGTAATTTATAGAATCAAAGGTGGGGTAGCCTATTTCTAAAATATAGGGTGTCTCAAACTGCTTTGAATGCTGAATTTCTATTTTCACCCATAATGTAATGTCTTCCAGACCGTAAGTGGGGATTTCTTGTTTACCGTATGTAAAGCGTGACTGATATTGTGGAGATTGAATATTTTGAAATGTTAAGTTATGGCTCGGATCTTCTAAAAATTGAATTTGCTTTCCTAACCTTTTATAAGTTTGACCAGGGCTTATATAAATTTCATTTTTGGCAAAGGAATTACTAAAAATGAATAAACAGAAAAATATGTAGAGCAGTCGCAAGATTTTGGGTTGTATTTAGTAACAATCAATGGTATAAGAAAACTAATGATTTATACAATTACAAACAAGAAAAACGGGAGGATATAAGAGTCGTTAATAGTAGATGTAATACAATAAATGAAAAAGCCCTCCAATTTTCATCTTGAAAACAGAGGGCTTCAAAAATTAATCTAAAATTATTATTCTGCTTCTGTTAGTGGGATTGGGAATTGAGTAAAAACTTGATCCCCCTCTCTATCTACGGGTAAATTGTCGGCATTTAATCTACCATATCTTCGCAAATCGACCATGGTATGACCTTCACACCATAAGGAATATTGCCTTTGAGTTAATAATTCGTCAATAACAGCTGCTCTAGTTTGTGCGCCACTGTAAGGATCAAGACCAGCATTATCTCTGATAATATTCAAGTCTGCTATTGCACCAGGTATATCATTATTTTGAAGCTTGGCTTCTGCAGCAATTAATATAAGTTCTTCATTTCTAATAATATCTACTGGTGAAGTAGGGCTGTTGTATAATGCAGTTTCTAGTTCTCCATTTAAACCGTCTTGAGAAGCCGCATTTTCTCTTACTGCCATTTTGGTCAAGATTCGTAAGTCCAAAGTATCAGCACCTTCCTCTGCATTTTCAAGAAATCTATCGTGAACCACTATCATGTCGCCATTATTACCTGGAATCTTGAATAAGCCATTTAACTGATCCCCGGAAGCAGTAGAAAAGCTATGCTTAGGGCCAATAGATAAATCACCATTAGGGTCGTAGAATGAATCTGCAAGCAGTCCGGCTACTGATCCCCAATCTTCTCTATAAATAGCTACTCTCGCTGCTAAAGCTCTATTAAATT
Protein-coding sequences here:
- a CDS encoding outer membrane lipoprotein-sorting protein, which encodes MKTLLKISLIGLLILLSFFTQAQITADQVLDKVKDNMNANSTITESKMVIRGKRNTREIVSKGYAEGNEKSFTEYLSPEREKGTKMLKLEDKLWIYNPSTDRTIQLSGHMLRQSVMGSDLSYEDMMEDRELKEIYEATIVGEEKIGDRTCYVLELNAIVEDVSYQTRKTWVDTERFVPLKEDLFAKSGQLLKRVKLEDVKEIDGRWYPTKINYKDMLMSGEGTDFIVLDIQFNPEIPDYIFNKASLKR
- the rpiB gene encoding ribose 5-phosphate isomerase B — protein: MKLAIGGDHAGFEYKKQLVEFLKKEGHEVKDFGPDTDASVDYPDHVHPLSEAVEKGEFELGILICGSANGVAMTANKHQGIRAGIAWEDELAALTRQHNNANVICIPARFIDYDKTLSIVKTFLATEFEGGRHERRVDKIGC
- a CDS encoding GlmU family protein; amino-acid sequence: MNYLLIEQADFRNQLKPFTFTRPIAEIRVGILTIREKWEKHLDGSLSHISTPTLSEKYPTKTEAQNILINSSVCPNPELVKAIQLGASLKKDGVLISAAATEEEIGFFDPKQKLEEAAEYDGDINLITQSWHIFQKNADEIRSDFELITAGRNTQHVNDPHTSVYGEKNIFIEEGASIKASILNAENGPIYIGKNAQIHEGAIIKGPFAMLDNSHVNMGAKIKGDSTIGPFCKVGGEVSNSVFFGYSSKGHDGFIGNSVVGEWCNLGADTNTSNLKNNYANVKLWDYAKGGFKDTGLQFCGLMMGDHSKCGINTMFNTGTVVGVSANIFGSGFPRNFIPSFAWGGAAGFSTFQVKKAFEVAQKVMERRDKTLDEVEQKILTEHFQESKLDRIWEKE
- a CDS encoding type B 50S ribosomal protein L31 → MKKDTHPEYKEVVFWDTQADVKFLTRSTMSSNETIKMEDGKEYPVVKIEVSSASHPFYTGKKIFLDTAGRVEKFNQKYKKK
- a CDS encoding capsule assembly Wzi family protein — encoded protein: MRLIFTIALLFSGSIAYSQAVNAPLNRDYYHLLERFEINSGKFSDSFHASMKPFNRKEIAQFMDSLDTDNFNRRDKFNYNYLKNDSWEWADSTNYKNSKGIFGHIYKTKPDFLNVHTEEFDLHINPVLALSVGQESISDNRLYTNTRGLEVRGLINNKLGFYTFVGENQVVFPNHVNTYISDFDAVPNEGFWKPYGDNKQGVDFFTARGYISFQATKNINLQFGHDRFFIGNGERSLILSDFATGYMFLKAETNIWRLNYTNLFGLQTADLISSGNQLSGTRNKYPRKFMSLHHLSYNITDNINIGIFEAIMSGDSSVAQNPIDPVYFNPIIFYRALEQQDGSTGNALVGMDFRALFLKRFSLYGQLVLDEFLIDNLRQGGWWANKWAVQAGLKYINVFEIPNLDLQAEYNVARPFMYAHDSNFSNYANYKQPLAHPLGANFEEWIATLRYQISPRIHFKAQAVMAEFGTDTTANAHFGGDIFKTNNSRYNHINPDTGSRWQFGHTIGQGESNTLRFVKLSLSYMPYHNVFIDLNYSIRNQVSEFENNNSENSFFGASVRANIPKRENLF
- a CDS encoding ABC transporter ATP-binding protein is translated as MKTYFRVLTYAKPLGWLAPQYLIYALFQTVFSVITLGVLTPVLNVLFMVETDAAEIPESIPDFYLGLQYFKDVFNYYFLDLVQEDRFLALQFVCGILIVSIFLSNLFKYLLAVISAIVRANVISNLRNALYDRLINMHIGYYTEERKGNIMSKVMADVQEVENTVVNSLKVVVKEPLMLIGYFVALFFISAKLTGITLIILPLSGFIISYIAISIKKRAIKSQETIGNISNILEETIGGMRIIKAFNAILFSKKRFEGEVDVYAKVNVSMQKRQALSSPTSEFLGVFVVVAVLLIGGSMILGGESELSAGSFITFIAIYSQLLVPAKALSTAFSNVQRGLASAERIFGIIDLEPAIKDKSTAKKLVEFKRELSFKNVSFAYGEEKVLNNININIQKGETIALVGPSGGGKSTMADLIPRFYDPIEGEVQIDGVSLKDLRVESIREKMGIVSQESILFNDTIFNNIAFGKPECTLEEVMQAAKVANAHEFISQMEGGYEAKMGERGTKLSGGQRQRISIARAILKNPDILILDEATSALDSESEKLVQDALTNLMKNRTSIVIAHRLSTIQEADKIFVMQEGEIIEEGQHDDLMAKGGVYKKLIEIQSVS
- the lpcA gene encoding D-sedoheptulose 7-phosphate isomerase, coding for MINLIKNELSSAQKTLDDFLNQPEQLANIETAVELMVESFKQEGKVMSCGNGGSHCDAMHFAEELSGKFREARPAIAAMALSDISHTTCVGNDYGFDFIFSRALEALGRKGDVLLAISTSGNSKNILEACKAAKAKGLKIIALTGKDGGKLAKECDVEIRVPHNGYADRIQEIHIKIIHIFILLIEKRLGYAS